From one Helicoverpa zea isolate HzStark_Cry1AcR chromosome 10, ilHelZeax1.1, whole genome shotgun sequence genomic stretch:
- the LOC124633842 gene encoding uncharacterized protein LOC124633842, with the protein MSNKSSPSKAPILDLSSFCPSAFTLTFVVEVVGIDVWHDCNEGWLDLGPIDQGLKLTYQLYPGQIFEVEIVIWPHVAKVYYGNNYDWVRTWQFLERRWLTFTIRHAFPVRVMELRNFVATVVPHAGLGVLSATVKAEKATEVYLPPLRFAERRQFAQVVESEYPMKKYIEDMIWFRVVVYIPTSYMDGLFDTPYPVQDIRHQDAALFQVQNVILNRAVEEEVEELEVPTAPVKNSKLKLPVKQEKKKPVEVKYEIKLSGDWLLAGIGRVIPFQVVGDHPSDQGEIMVVISSTNLPAQDDYPVFFVNSCNLTEIPTAHLKKHRFTHLYTRWTLSEEDHFSERQSLNSKKLKTEINFNDHHSLPLSNVLASEIMSIFMDEPFRLELRGIRTPPPITEKPKFFGYEKGDRDFGIGVPPPFPNQDADILIAQTRIDARALTKINGTLNGEFPLYPPETYLVPLEREGICTNDINAVRAKVQPNLVIQPSVILEAQMTLELSMGLVGCKPPQLTQRYSRLFCLISDAAAIMTILRQITEINENVLISGSREGLLTGFGLDTGDTVMLYVEGPKEGQILRVWERTEDFHPIVKPVFSTSAKYRARLYPELLLAAMPFNILKMFVPLSVLLGLTPIYARPSLPLPTRTAVLKIGRLVASKFQWAPCHHEMPTAMELKSFRLELCVAPRPPPVIITDTTPKINNSPSCASIEKKSPTITVEIIDHKLSVSNSGDGL; encoded by the exons ATGAGTAATAAGAGCTCACCGAGTAAGGCCCCAATTCTAGATTTATCTAGCTTTTGCCCAAGTGCATTCACCCTAACTTTCGTGGTCGAAGTAGTTGGAATTGATGTGTGGCATGATTGCAATGAGGGATGGCTAGACCTTGGACCAATTGATCAAGGCCTCAAGCTGACTTATCAATTGTATCCTGGGCAGATATTTGAAGTGGAAATTGTGATATGGCCACATGTAGCGAAG GTATATTACGGAAATAACTACGACTGGGTTAGAACGTGGCAGTTCTTAGAAAGAAGATGGCTTACATTTACAATCCGCCATGCGTTTCCAGTACGAGTGATGGAACTGCGCAACTTCGTGGCAACTGTGGTTCCACATGCTGGATTGGGAGTTCTTAGTGCGAC TGTTAAAGCCGAGAAGGCTACAGAAGTATACCTGCCTCCTCTGCGATTTGCTGAACGTCGTCAGTTTGCTCAAGTTGTGGAGTCAGAGTACCCCATGAAGAAGTATATCGAAGATATGATATGGTTTCGCGTTGTTGTTTACATACCAACCTCGTATATGGATGGACTGTTTGATACTCCGTATCCAGTACAAG ATATAAGACACCAAGATGCAGCACTATTTCAAGTACAAAATGTCATCTTAAATCGTGCAGTAGAAGAAGAAGTGGAAGAATTGGAGGTTCCTACTGCCCCTGTGAAAAACTCGAAATTGAAACTTCCAGTCAAACAAGAGAAAAAGAAGCCTGTAGAAGTTAAATATGAAATCAAGTTGTCTGGTGATTGGTTATTAGCCG gAATAGGTAGAGTGATACCTTTTCAAGTGGTTGGCGATCATCCTTCAGACCAAGGAGAAATAATGGTTGTGATAAGCAGCACTAATTTGCCCGCACAAGATGATTACCCAGTTTTCTTCGTGAATTCTTGCAATCTCACTGAAATTCCAACGGCTCATTTAAAGAAACACAG ATTTACGCATCTTTATACAAGATGGACTCTCAGTGAAGAAGACCATTTCTCAGAACGTCAATCTTTAAACtcaaaaaaactgaaaacagaGATTAATTTCAATGATCATCATTCGTTGCCGCTGTCAAATGTTCTGGCTTCGGAAATCATGTCTATATTTATGGATGAGCCTTTCCGACTAGAG CTCCGCGGAATAAGGACTCCACCACCAATAACTGAAAAGCCGAAATTTTTTGGTTACGAAAAAGGAGACCGTGATTTCGGCATAGGCGTCCCTCCTCCATTTCCTAACCAGGACGCGGATATTCTCATCGCGCAGACAAGAATTGATGCAAGAGCTCTAACAAAAATTAATGGTACTCTCAACGGAGAGTTTCCATTGTATCCCCCTGAAACATATTTGGTGCCATTAGAACGCGAAGGAATTTGCACGAACGATATTAATGCAGTAAGGGCGAAGGTGCAGCCAAATTTAGTTATTCAGCCATCAGTTATATTAGAGGCACAGATGACGTTAGAACTATCTATGGGTCTCGTTGGATGCAAACCTCCGCAATTAACTCAAAGATATTCTCGACTATTCTGTCTTATTAGCGATGCTGCAGCTATAATGACTATATTACGACAGATAACAGAAATAAACGAGAACGTTTTGATATCAGGCAGTAGAGAAGGTTTGTTGACAGGATTCGGATTGGATACAGGAGATACGGTAATGTTGTATGTAGAAGGTCCAAAGGAGGGACAGATTCTGCGTGTTTGGGAACGTACGGAAGACTTTCATCCAATTGTGAAACCCGTTTTTTCGACTTCAGCTAAGTATCGGGCCCGTTTGTATCCTG AACTACTACTTGCTGCTATGCCATTTAACATTTTGAAGATGTTCGTTCCTCTGTCAGTATTATTAGGTTTGACACCGATTTACGCTCGTCCATCACTACCATTGCCAACTCGtact GCCGTCCTCAAGATAGGTCGTTTGGTGGCCAGTAAGTTCCAATGGGCCCCGTGTCACCATGAAATGCCAACAGCCATGGAACTCAAGAGCTTTAGACTGGAGCTCTGCGTGGCACCGCGGCCCCCGCCCGTTATCATTACAGACACAACACCCAAAATAAACAACTCACCTTCATGTGCGTCAATAGAGAAGAAATCGCCTACCATCACCGTTGAAATTATAGATCACAAATTATCGGTTTCAAATTCTGGTGATGGCTTGTAA